Genomic window (Isachenkonia alkalipeptolytica):
CTTTTCCCGACAGGATGCCGCCGACCCGGGCCTCCGCCGTCAGCCTTTCCAGCTCTTCTATTGTTGGCTGAGAGGACCGGTGGTCCGACAGGGCGATTTCTCCGACGCCGATGATTTTATCGATCAGAATCAAATCCTCCTGGATGGATCCCGTGGTGGTTCGAACCGGCACTTGATAGGAGCCGGTATAGCAGTAGGCGGAGACTCCTTCTTCTTCGAGGCCCCGGGCTTTGGCTATTAGGGATTTCATATCCCGGGTAAACCCGTCGGTTCCAAGACAACCCACCACGGTGGTTACACCGCCTTTGGTTATATCCGTCAGCATAATTTCCGGGGTCCGGGTTTTAAATCCCCCTTCTCCGCCGCCTCCCAACAGATGTACATGGGAGTCGATAAATCCCGGCACAACCTTCTTTTCGGTAGCATCAATCACTTTGACCTCCAGGCCCTCGGGGGTCGGAATGCTCTTTCCAATCATGGCGATTTTTGTGCCCGCAAGTAAAATATCCTGCTTTCCTAAGTAATCCGGTCCGTAAACTTCTCCGTTTTTTATCAGGGTTAGCATTTTCTCACTCCATTTCCTAAATAGTTTTAACGTTGCTATACTAAAGTGTCAGAGGCGCCATCAGGCGGCAGAAAAGATGACCGGGCTGACAGCGGGACGGCAGATGACAGGAGATGACAGCGGGACGGAGTTTTTGTCATCTTTTTATTTTTAGATGACAAAAACTCCGTCCCGCTGTCATCCCATCCTTTAGCGGTACAAAATATCATTCAATTCCTTGGCCAGGGCGGCGCCGACTTTGGCGTTATTATACAGCAGGGCCCCGTTGCTTTTAATCCAGGCGTCCCCTACATTGCTTTTGATCCGGTTATGAAGATAAGCGGTCCAGGCCTTTCCCTGAATGTTCTCCTTTTTACCTTCCATGAAGCCTTCCTCCACGCTGCGGTCGATCAGGTCCTGGTCCAGAGCGTCCTCTATCGGAATCGGATTCGCCGCCACGACACCCCCCTTTAAGCCCAGGGCCCATTTAAATTTAATGGCCAGGGCCAGCTCCTTCTCGTCTTCCACGAAAGTGTTTACGCCGTAGCCGCTTTTTGCGGTGTAAAAAGCGGGAAACTCCGAAGTTCCGTAGCCGATTACCGGCACCCCTTTGCTCTCCAGGACCTCTAAGGTTCGACCGATGTCCTGGGTAGGTTTTACCCCGGCGCAGACCACGGCCACGTTGGTCCGGCTCAGCTCCTCTAAGTCAGCGGAAACATCGAAGGTGGTTTCCGCGCCGCAGTGCACCCCGCCGATGGCGCCGGTGACGAAGACTTTGATCTTTGCCAGGTCCGCCAGCACCATGGTGGCGGCCACAGTGGTGGCGCCGTGCTCTTCCCGAGCAAGGATCATCGGGATGTCCCGGCGGCTGGCTTTTTTAATCTCCCGGGACTCTCCCAAAAACTCCAGCTCTTCTTTGGTGAGGCCGATTTTAATTCGCCCCTTGATAATCGCTATGGTTGCAGGTACCGCCCCCTGGGATTCGATAATCCCTCCTACTTTTTTTACAATCTCTATATTCTCCGGGTACGGGAGATTATGGGAAAGGATGGTGGATTCCAAGGCCACCACAGGCTTCCCGTCCAATAAAGCATTTTTTACATCCTTTGCGTATTCCAAATATCGATCAATTCTCATCAAATCACCCTTTCAACCCATGGTATTTTCTCTATACTTACCCCGACTAACCCATTAAAATCATAAAAGCAAAGGGAACCACCAACTTAATCGACATGATCCGACCCAGATGAAGCATCGACACGATAAAGGGGTTTTTATCATATTTGATCGCCAGGGTACTCATCACCGTAAAGCCTGCCGGCGCCGCGGCTAAAAAGCAGGTGGGAAAGTCCCAGTCCGTAATCTTTTCAAGAAGCTTCGCCACCAAAATAGAGGTTCCGAATACCACCACCGTAGACAGTACCACCGGCAGTATCAGCTCTCCCGAGGTCAGCATATCCATGGTTTCACTGGAAAAATTGTCGGATATGGTAATGGCAATCCCGATCAGCAAAAATTCGAAGGTAAAGGAGGATGGGGCCTTGATTCTGACTCCGTAAATGGAAGCCACCGCTATAAAAACCATGGCTCCCACCATTCCCCCCGCCGGCACTCCGAAGTTGTAAAACACGTAACCCCCCAGAGCCGCAAGGCCAATAGACACTCCCCGGATTTTAAAACTGTAAACAAACTTTTCTTTACTGGAAAATAAGGCTTTGAGTTTTTGACGGAACCGTTTAATGTCCCGAATATAGGGTTCCATAAAGGTAGGGGTTTTCCTCCGAACACCACTGTCGCTGCTCTGTGGTACCGCTACGCTTTTGGACTGATCCGCAGAAGTCTTCCCGCCTTCTTTTACAACGGTATCCACCAGGGTTTTTCTTCCCCTTACCATGAAGCGCTTAAAAATAACGGGAAACAAAAACATCGTAGCCATCATCCGAACCGTATGCATAATCACCACAACCGTAATATCCGCCGACGTTTCCATGGATAAAATAGTCATCTCCGGAAGCCCGCCCATACTGG
Coding sequences:
- a CDS encoding AbrB family transcriptional regulator — its product is MIEGWIQIIADTLLLFSIGVAGWLVFSFLKLPVPGILGTMVFIGTLRILEVDIPYAPGFISPIVQIILGIFIGSKITKETVKDLKSLLKPAIVIIIWTMLIVFGFGYGLHRVTELDLFTSILSSSMGGLPEMTILSMETSADITVVVIMHTVRMMATMFLFPVIFKRFMVRGRKTLVDTVVKEGGKTSADQSKSVAVPQSSDSGVRRKTPTFMEPYIRDIKRFRQKLKALFSSKEKFVYSFKIRGVSIGLAALGGYVFYNFGVPAGGMVGAMVFIAVASIYGVRIKAPSSFTFEFLLIGIAITISDNFSSETMDMLTSGELILPVVLSTVVVFGTSILVAKLLEKITDWDFPTCFLAAAPAGFTVMSTLAIKYDKNPFIVSMLHLGRIMSIKLVVPFAFMILMG
- a CDS encoding pseudouridine-5'-phosphate glycosidase, encoding MRIDRYLEYAKDVKNALLDGKPVVALESTILSHNLPYPENIEIVKKVGGIIESQGAVPATIAIIKGRIKIGLTKEELEFLGESREIKKASRRDIPMILAREEHGATTVAATMVLADLAKIKVFVTGAIGGVHCGAETTFDVSADLEELSRTNVAVVCAGVKPTQDIGRTLEVLESKGVPVIGYGTSEFPAFYTAKSGYGVNTFVEDEKELALAIKFKWALGLKGGVVAANPIPIEDALDQDLIDRSVEEGFMEGKKENIQGKAWTAYLHNRIKSNVGDAWIKSNGALLYNNAKVGAALAKELNDILYR